ACTTTTTAAAGGCCATTCGAATCGGAAATCTCCTTTCTTTTGTTGTGGCTTTCTGTCCTCCCGGGTCGGTTCGCACGTCCGAAGCCCTTTTTATCCGATCGCCTTTCCATCGGTCAAGAGGATCTGCCGGGGCATCTGAGCGGCCAGGGAGGGGTTATGGGTCACCATGATGAGGGTCACGTTTTTCAGGCGATTCAGTTCTCGAAGCAGGGCGAAGACCGAGGCCCCGGTCTTGGAATCGAGGTTGCCGGTAGGCTCATCGGCCAGGAGAATTTTAGGCTCCAACACCATCGCCCTGGCCACAGCCACCCTCTGCTGTTCCCCTCCCGAGAGCTCCCCCGGTTTATGGGAGAGCCTTTCTTTCAGCCCGACCAGGGCCAGGATGGCCTCGGCCCGCCGGGTCGCCTCCTTTCTCGACATCCCCTGGATCAGACAGGGCATCATCGTGTTTTCGAGGGCGCTAAATTCGGGCAGGAGATGGTGAAACTGGAAGACGAAGCCGATCTCTTGATTTCGGAAATGGGCCAAATCGCGTTCGTTCAGGGTGAAGATGTCCTGGTCACCGTAGAAGACCTTCCCAGAGGTCGGTCGGTCAAGGGTCCCGAGGATGTGGAGGAGGGTCGTCTTTCCGGCCCCGGAGGCCCCGACGATGGCGGCCATCTCCCCCCGGGAGAAGGTGAGGTCGATCCCTTTGAGGACGTCCACCTTCTTGGCCCCGTTTCCAAAAGATTTATAGAGCTGCTCCACCCGGATCCAATCTTTCAAACGAGTGACTCCTTTGTCGTCTCACGGAGGCCCGAGGTGAGGACCTCCTTCATCCGGCTGAGACGCTTCGATGAGATCTCCCTGGCGATGGCCTGCAGAGGGGGATGCCTTCTCAGGAGGTCCTCAAAATCCCTCTTTGATAATTCTAAGAGTTCTGTGGGCCTCGTAGTCCGGGCGAAAGCCATCCGGGGTTTATCGAGAAGCACCCCGATCTCACCGAAGAATTGCCCGCTGCCCAATCTTGCGAGGACCGCCCGTTTCCCGTAACGGGTCTGGGTGAAGATCTCCACTTCACCGCTCTTGATCAAATAGAGGCTGTGGGGAGGGTCTCCTCCCTGGAAGATCAGGGTATCGCCCGGAACGTTCTTCACCTGAAATCGGTTTAAAAGATCGGCCCGCTCGGGCGCTGAGAGAGGTGCAAAAAGGGGAGAAAGGGCGATGAGGTTGTCCATGACCCGCCGTTTGAAGAGATCTTCGAGGATCTCCTTGATGCGGGGATGGCGTTCGAGAAGGGCCTCCAGGTGATCCCGCGAGACCTCCACCGTCTCGCAATCCGTCAGGGCCTTGACGCTTCCATGCCTTCGTCGATCGAGGAAGAAACCGAATTCCCCGAAACAGTCTCCCTCCCGAAGATGTCGGATCGGCCGTTCCTCGCCCCTCCGGTCCTTTTTGTAGACCTCCACCTCCCCGCGGTTCAGGAGGATGAGGGAATCCCCGGGATCCCCCTCCCGAAAGAGATAGGCCCCCTTGGGGAACGTTTTGAAGCAAACGCGCTCGGAAAGGGAGCGGAGTTCTTCTTCGTTGAGATCGGAGAAGAGAGGGAGAGCCTGGACAGAAGGGCCTTTCTGAGTGAAGCGGGCCTTCTCCGCATGGAGCTGGGCGAGCCTCTCGTTCACCCCTTTTTGGGAGGGATCGAGCCTCAAGATCATTTTGAAGACCGAGATGGCCTGAAGCAGGAAGCCATCGGCCGCATAGGCCTCGGCCACGTTTCGGTATTCGGCCAAGGCCTCCCTCTTTCTGCCCAACCGCTCGAGCCACTCTGCCCTCTTCAAGCGGGACCGAAGGTCTTCGGGATTCTGTTCCAAATGTTTTTCAAGGGCTTCGAGGGCCTTTTTCCAATCTCCCCTCGAGAGAAAGGAAAGGGCTTCATCTTTTGGGGAGGTCTGGAGTTTATTCATATCGCAGTGCCTCGGCCGGATCGAGCTTGGAGGCCCTCCAGGAGGGGTAGATCGTCGCCAGGAGGCTGATCAGGATGGCGGTGAGGACGATGAGGGAGACATCGAGGAGGTTCACCTGTGAGGGGAACTTGTCGATGTAGTAAACGTCACGGGCGAGGATCTTGAACTCAAAGGTCTTCTCCACGAAATCGATGATCGGCTCCAGATGAAAGGCGATCGTCAACCCGGCGAGGGTCCCCAAGATCGTCCCCACGACCCCGATCACGCCGCCCTCGATCACAAAAATTTTCAGAATACCGCTGGAGGGCGCGCCCATCGACTTCAGGATGGCGATGTCCTTCGTTTTCTCCATCACCACCATGATCAGGGTCGAAACGATGTTGAAAGCCGCCACGAGGACGATCAGGACGACGATGATGAACATGATGGTCTTTTCTAATTTGAGGGCGGCAAAGAGGTTTCGGTTCATCTCCATCCAGTCCTTCGTCCAGTAGGGAAAGCCCATCGTTTTTCGGATCGATCGGCTGATCTCCTGGGCCCGATAGATATCCTCGGTCTTGATTTCGATCCCTGTAATCCGGTTCTCCATGGAGAAGAACTTCTGGGCGCTGCCGAGGGAGATGAAGGCCATGGTGTTGTCGTATTCGTACATCCCCGAGTAGAAGATCCCCTTGACCTGGAAGCGTTTCATCTTCGGCATCATGCCCATGGGCGTCACCGTGCCCAGGGGGGAGATGACCTGGACCGGATCGTCGATCGCAACGGATAGATGCTTCGCCAGCTCAACGCCTAGGATGATCCCCGGGGGGGTCCCTCCTTTCTCCTCCTTCAGGGAATCGAGGCGTCCGGCCTTGAGGTTATTGGCCAGGTCGGTCACCTTGGGGGCCCGGTCGGGGTCGATCCCCTTTAAAACGGCGCCGGAAACGCCCGACTCCGACGAGAGCATCACCTGACTGAAGATGAAGGGGGCGGCGGAGATGACCCCTTTCACCCCCTCGACCTTCTTGAGGATCTCTTCGTAATGGTCGATCCCTGCCTCGCTGGCCTTAAGAAGATGGATGTGGGCCTGGGTGCCCAGGATCTTCTCCTTGATGGTCTGTTGAAATCCGTTCATGACGGAGAGGACGACGATCAAGGCCATCACCCCCAGCATCACACCGGCTACCGAGATCACGGTGATGATGGAGATGAAGGTCTGTTTCCGTTTGGCCTTGAGATATCGTAGGCCGATAAACCATTCGTAGCGCATCGATCCAAACCCGCCCTCACCTCTCCTTCCTGAGCAGCGGAAAGAAGATGACATCGCGGATCGAAGGAGAGTCGGTCAGAAGCATCACCCATCGGTCAATGCCGATCCCCTCCCCGGCCGTGGGGGGCATTCCATATTCGAGGGCGAGGAGGAAGTCCTCATCGAAGAAGAGGGAGGGGTCCCCTTCCTCCGTCCGCTCCTTGAGCTGCTGGAGAAACCGCTCTCGCTGATCCAAGGGGTCGTTCAACTCCGAAAAGCCGTTGGCGATCTCTCTGCCGGCGATGAAGAGTTCGAACCGGTCCACCACTTCCGGATCCTCTTCGTTCCTCCGAGAGAGAGGGGAGACCTCCGTGGGGTAATGGGTGACAAAGGTCGGTTCGATGAGATGGGGCTCGACCGTCTCCTTGAAGAGGTCGGCCAAGACCCTTCCGTGCGAGGTGCCCTTTTTCAATTCGAGTCCGAGGCCGCGGGCGACCTCGATTGCCCGGCCGGGATTTTCGATGACCGCGGGGTCGAGATGTCCCACTTCGACGAGAGAATCCTTGAAACGGATGCGCCTCCAGGGCCTCTGGAAGTCGATCACCTTCCCCTGACAGGGAAGCCGGGGGCCCCCATGGATCTCATGGACCATGGAGCTGAGAAGCTCCTCGGTCATCTCCATCAGATCGAGATAGGTCGCGTAGCTCAGGTAGAACTCGAGCATGGTGAATTCCGGATTGTGAAGGGTGGAAAGCCCTTCGTTCCGGAAGCTCCGGTTGATCTCGTATATCCTCTCAAATCCTCCGACCACGAGGCGTTTGAGATAGAGTTCCGGGGCCACCCGGAGATAGAGTTTCATGTCGAGGGCGTTGTGATGGGTCTCGAAGGGTCTGGCCGTGGCCCCACCGGGAATGGGATGGAGCATGGGTGTCTCCACCTCGCAGAAACCCCTTTGGTTAAAGAAGTCCCTGATTCTCTGGATGACCAGGGTGCGGGTGAGGAAGACCTCTTTCACCTTCGGGTTGGCGATCAGGTCGAGGTAGCGCTGACGATACCGGAGCTCGATGTCCGTCAGGCCATGCCACTTCTCCGGGAGGGGACGGAGGGATTTGCCGAGGAGGCGAAAATGGTGGACCTGGAGGGTGAGTTCTCCGGTCTTCGTACGGAAGACCTTCCCCTCCAGCCCGATAAAATCGCCTATGTCAAACCTTTTAAAGAGCCGGAAGGCCTCCTCTCCGAGGATCTCCTTCTGGAGGTAGGCCTGCATTTTACCATCCCGGTCCTTGACATGAATGAAACTGGCTTTCCCAAAGTTGCGGATGGCGACGATCCTGCCCGCGATGGAAAACCGTTCGGGAACCGAACGAAGCTCCTCCTCAGTCAGGGACCCGTAGGCCTCTTTGAGGTCTTTTGAGGTATGGGTGACCCGGAAGTCGTTGGGGTAGGGATTGATCCCCTCCTCTCTTAAGGCCTCCAATTTTTTGATCCTCTGCTGGATCAGTTCGTGGGTTTCGTCCATCTCGGTTGACGCACCTCAAAGGTTCGAAAAAAGATGTAAGATTGAAGGGTTACCTTTTACTTTCAAGACTCATTTAACTAACCCATTTTGCCCATGGCGTCAAGTAAATTTGGCCCCCTGACCTTTTCCCTCTTTTTTCATTTTTTGAAAGGTCGGGGTTCACTTCGGGGCCTTTAGGATTTCTCCTACCAGATCATAGGGGAGGGCCTGGGTGATCCTTGCCTCGACCCATTGTCCGGGTCGGGCTCGGCCTTTGAGAAAGACGCACCCGTCGATCTCGGGGGCTTGGGTCTTTACCCTTCCTCTCCAAAAGGGTCGCTCGCCATCGTTTCCTTCTACGAGGACCTCTACGGCCTTACCGATCATCCCTCTATTTTTTTGGAGAGATACCCTCTTCTGAGTCTCCATCAGGAGTCGGTGGCGTTCTTCCTTGATCTCCTCAGGGACCACCCCTTCAAACCGAGATGCCGGTGTCCCTTCCTCGGCCGAATATTTGAAGACGCCGAGGTGGTCGAACTGGGCCTCTTCGACGAAGTGAAGCAGGGCCTGAAACTGTTTTTCCGTCTCTCCTGGAAATCCCACGATCAAAGAGGTCCGAAGGGCGACCCCCGGGACCTGGCTCCGGAGCCTCTCGAGGAGTCTCCGGATCTCATCGCCTCGGGTCCGGCGGCCCATCCGTCGGAGGATCCCATCATCGATGTGCTGGATTGGAAGGTCGAAATAGGGGCAGAGCCTCTCTTCGTTGGAGAAGAGTTCGAGAAGGCCATCGGTAAAAAGAGAAAGCTTCGGGTAGCCGTACAGAATCCGGATCCAACGGAGCTCACCGATCCCGACCAGCTGGCGGAGAAGGGTTTCAAGGCTCGTTCCATCTCCTAAATCTTGGCCGTAGAAAGTTGTGTCCTGGGCGATCAGGATCAATTCTTTAACGCCCTGATCTACCAGTCTCCTGGCCTCCCGGAGGACAGAAGGGATCCTTCGGCTCCGATAGGGCCCCCGGATCTTCGGCACGGTGCAGAAGGTACAGGTCCGGGAACATCCCTCGGCGATCTTCAGGTAGGCCGTGGGGGAAGGGGTGGAGAGGACCCGGGGGGTCCGGTCGTTGTAGAGAAAGCTCGGTCCGGAGAGATAACTTTTTCTCCTCTTCTCCTGAGCGATGAGCCTTGGTATCTTTTGAAAAGAGCCGGTCCCAACAAAGAGATCCACCTCAGGGAGTTCCTTCTCGAGGGCCCTTCCATAGCGCTGGGG
This is a stretch of genomic DNA from Thermodesulfobacteriota bacterium. It encodes these proteins:
- the lysS gene encoding lysine--tRNA ligase is translated as MDETHELIQQRIKKLEALREEGINPYPNDFRVTHTSKDLKEAYGSLTEEELRSVPERFSIAGRIVAIRNFGKASFIHVKDRDGKMQAYLQKEILGEEAFRLFKRFDIGDFIGLEGKVFRTKTGELTLQVHHFRLLGKSLRPLPEKWHGLTDIELRYRQRYLDLIANPKVKEVFLTRTLVIQRIRDFFNQRGFCEVETPMLHPIPGGATARPFETHHNALDMKLYLRVAPELYLKRLVVGGFERIYEINRSFRNEGLSTLHNPEFTMLEFYLSYATYLDLMEMTEELLSSMVHEIHGGPRLPCQGKVIDFQRPWRRIRFKDSLVEVGHLDPAVIENPGRAIEVARGLGLELKKGTSHGRVLADLFKETVEPHLIEPTFVTHYPTEVSPLSRRNEEDPEVVDRFELFIAGREIANGFSELNDPLDQRERFLQQLKERTEEGDPSLFFDEDFLLALEYGMPPTAGEGIGIDRWVMLLTDSPSIRDVIFFPLLRKER
- the rimO gene encoding 30S ribosomal protein S12 methylthiotransferase RimO codes for the protein MGGMKETVCLVSLGCPKNLVDSEVTVGLLSKAGHPLTTDPAEAEVLIINTCSFIQEATQEAIETILRLARYKKEGRCRLLVVSGCLPQRYGRALEKELPEVDLFVGTGSFQKIPRLIAQEKRRKSYLSGPSFLYNDRTPRVLSTPSPTAYLKIAEGCSRTCTFCTVPKIRGPYRSRRIPSVLREARRLVDQGVKELILIAQDTTFYGQDLGDGTSLETLLRQLVGIGELRWIRILYGYPKLSLFTDGLLELFSNEERLCPYFDLPIQHIDDGILRRMGRRTRGDEIRRLLERLRSQVPGVALRTSLIVGFPGETEKQFQALLHFVEEAQFDHLGVFKYSAEEGTPASRFEGVVPEEIKEERHRLLMETQKRVSLQKNRGMIGKAVEVLVEGNDGERPFWRGRVKTQAPEIDGCVFLKGRARPGQWVEARITQALPYDLVGEILKAPK
- a CDS encoding ABC transporter ATP-binding protein — translated: MKDWIRVEQLYKSFGNGAKKVDVLKGIDLTFSRGEMAAIVGASGAGKTTLLHILGTLDRPTSGKVFYGDQDIFTLNERDLAHFRNQEIGFVFQFHHLLPEFSALENTMMPCLIQGMSRKEATRRAEAILALVGLKERLSHKPGELSGGEQQRVAVARAMVLEPKILLADEPTGNLDSKTGASVFALLRELNRLKNVTLIMVTHNPSLAAQMPRQILLTDGKAIG
- a CDS encoding lipoprotein-releasing ABC transporter permease subunit gives rise to the protein MRYEWFIGLRYLKAKRKQTFISIITVISVAGVMLGVMALIVVLSVMNGFQQTIKEKILGTQAHIHLLKASEAGIDHYEEILKKVEGVKGVISAAPFIFSQVMLSSESGVSGAVLKGIDPDRAPKVTDLANNLKAGRLDSLKEEKGGTPPGIILGVELAKHLSVAIDDPVQVISPLGTVTPMGMMPKMKRFQVKGIFYSGMYEYDNTMAFISLGSAQKFFSMENRITGIEIKTEDIYRAQEISRSIRKTMGFPYWTKDWMEMNRNLFAALKLEKTIMFIIVVLIVLVAAFNIVSTLIMVVMEKTKDIAILKSMGAPSSGILKIFVIEGGVIGVVGTILGTLAGLTIAFHLEPIIDFVEKTFEFKILARDVYYIDKFPSQVNLLDVSLIVLTAILISLLATIYPSWRASKLDPAEALRYE
- a CDS encoding cyclic nucleotide-binding domain-containing protein: MNKLQTSPKDEALSFLSRGDWKKALEALEKHLEQNPEDLRSRLKRAEWLERLGRKREALAEYRNVAEAYAADGFLLQAISVFKMILRLDPSQKGVNERLAQLHAEKARFTQKGPSVQALPLFSDLNEEELRSLSERVCFKTFPKGAYLFREGDPGDSLILLNRGEVEVYKKDRRGEERPIRHLREGDCFGEFGFFLDRRRHGSVKALTDCETVEVSRDHLEALLERHPRIKEILEDLFKRRVMDNLIALSPLFAPLSAPERADLLNRFQVKNVPGDTLIFQGGDPPHSLYLIKSGEVEIFTQTRYGKRAVLARLGSGQFFGEIGVLLDKPRMAFARTTRPTELLELSKRDFEDLLRRHPPLQAIAREISSKRLSRMKEVLTSGLRETTKESLV